In a single window of the Natronosalvus caseinilyticus genome:
- a CDS encoding carbohydrate ABC transporter permease — protein sequence MSTTQSKDPLPVRFAVYIGLLVIVAITFVPLYWMIVAASLPQEEFFTLPPRLLPGTHFVENVQALEARFPYLRSVWNSVFVATVYTIISLFLCALAGFAFAKYEFAYREPLFYFILATLVLPVQIMVIPMYLLMAQLGLLDTHLALILPFLANPVGIFLMRQSMLSIPDSWLDAARIDGASEFQIFYRIALPAMKPMLAALAVILFISQWNMFLYPLVILESEELFTIPLAIERLTGHHRIYFDQIMAAATIAIIPMIVLFLWLQDHFVRGFTNSM from the coding sequence ATGTCGACAACTCAATCGAAGGATCCGCTTCCCGTCCGATTCGCCGTCTACATCGGACTGCTCGTCATCGTCGCGATCACGTTCGTTCCGCTCTACTGGATGATCGTCGCCGCGTCGCTTCCCCAGGAGGAGTTCTTCACCCTCCCGCCGCGGCTCCTCCCGGGAACGCACTTCGTCGAGAACGTGCAGGCTCTCGAAGCGCGGTTCCCCTACCTGCGCAGCGTCTGGAACAGCGTCTTCGTCGCGACAGTTTACACGATCATCTCGCTGTTTCTGTGTGCGCTCGCGGGCTTCGCGTTCGCGAAGTACGAGTTTGCGTACCGGGAGCCGCTGTTTTATTTCATCCTGGCGACGCTCGTGTTGCCGGTTCAGATCATGGTCATTCCGATGTACCTGCTCATGGCCCAGCTCGGGTTACTCGACACCCACCTCGCGTTGATACTGCCGTTCCTCGCGAATCCCGTCGGGATCTTCCTCATGCGCCAGAGCATGCTCTCGATCCCCGACTCGTGGCTCGACGCCGCGCGAATCGACGGCGCTTCGGAGTTCCAGATCTTCTATCGCATCGCACTGCCGGCGATGAAGCCGATGTTAGCCGCCCTCGCGGTTATACTCTTCATCTCCCAGTGGAACATGTTCCTCTACCCGCTGGTGATCTTAGAGAGCGAGGAACTGTTCACGATCCCGCTGGCGATCGAACGGCTGACTGGTCACCACCGAATCTACTTCGACCAGATCATGGCCGCGGCGACGATCGCGATCATCCCGATGATCGTCCTGTTCCTGTGGCTACAGGATCACTTCGTCCGCGGGTTCACGAACTCGATGTAA
- a CDS encoding carbohydrate ABC transporter permease has product MSLRDKRRVQSVKTRLRTTRNGVRDSLPSFPGVPYLYILPFYVLFALFMAFPVAYTFYLSFFRYHGRGSGYILEIDLFVVEAGVPRLSNLEFVGLANYQRLFGDALFLQSVENTIVVMLLQMPLMVLVSLLVALMLNAKFMQYSGYFRTAIALPVTANYVAYSAIFLVMFAENFGFINYMLGAAGLPTVPWRSDGFWAKASLAVALDWRWMGYNMLILFAGLQGIDRRLYEAAEIDGANRWEKFRYVTLPQLRPIMLFVIILSTIGSLQLFAEPMVITDGGPANQSITVVMYMYQEAFSRFNLGYASAITYALVVFVTILAYVQLKIGGE; this is encoded by the coding sequence ATGTCGCTACGGGACAAACGGCGGGTGCAGTCGGTAAAAACGAGGCTCCGTACCACGCGCAACGGCGTCCGCGACTCGCTCCCGAGCTTTCCGGGCGTTCCGTACCTGTACATCCTCCCGTTTTACGTGCTCTTCGCGCTGTTCATGGCGTTTCCGGTCGCGTACACGTTCTACCTGTCGTTCTTCCGGTATCACGGGCGCGGATCGGGATACATCCTTGAGATCGATCTGTTCGTCGTCGAAGCAGGCGTGCCCCGACTGTCGAACCTCGAGTTCGTCGGACTGGCCAACTACCAGCGGCTGTTTGGCGACGCGCTGTTCCTTCAATCGGTGGAGAACACGATCGTCGTCATGCTGTTGCAGATGCCGTTGATGGTGCTGGTATCGCTGCTCGTCGCGTTGATGCTGAACGCGAAATTCATGCAGTACTCGGGGTACTTCCGAACGGCGATTGCGCTGCCGGTCACCGCGAACTACGTCGCGTACTCGGCGATCTTCCTCGTGATGTTCGCCGAAAACTTCGGGTTCATCAACTACATGCTCGGCGCTGCGGGGTTGCCGACCGTTCCGTGGCGCTCCGACGGGTTCTGGGCCAAAGCCTCGCTGGCGGTCGCGCTGGACTGGCGATGGATGGGCTACAATATGCTTATCCTCTTCGCCGGTCTGCAGGGAATCGACCGGCGGCTCTACGAGGCTGCGGAAATCGACGGCGCGAACCGATGGGAAAAGTTTCGGTACGTCACGCTCCCCCAACTCAGACCGATCATGTTGTTCGTGATTATCCTCTCGACCATCGGTTCGCTGCAGTTGTTCGCGGAACCGATGGTCATCACCGACGGTGGCCCAGCCAATCAGTCGATAACGGTCGTGATGTACATGTACCAGGAGGCGTTCAGCCGGTTCAATCTGGGGTACGCGAGCGCGATTACCTACGCGCTCGTCGTATTCGTCACTATCCTGGCGTACGTCCAGCTGAAGATCGGAGGTGAGTGA
- a CDS encoding extracellular solute-binding protein, giving the protein MSRRGDSSISRRELVGVMGASATAAALAGCVGLGDNPGEQDASGVPTDAELSDSLQIWSLGTQPDGLEVVAEQYVEETGDDVDIQVEELGYGELHDSQQAAVAAGDGGPDAGAYEGRWTNQLIGTGGLIDLEDELDEETVDGMVDWTWDMLSDDTGDGRYGVPIDIAPVVTFYNRELYDQIGISPEDIETYDDVIEYAAELPDDVSWMGMGSGVLEWRWEMLLRQQGGEVYNEEGNLMINTEETRRAAELIKELYETDTAIDEEEFTEPWVTGLSGNQIATVTSGAWMAGALIGTVPDMEGQWGIHLPPAVTEGGGRATNHGGSNMVIPNHKEPETIARAWDFLDFALTNEEQVMTIAKEAGIFPPLESTYDDDWWEQGQEFFGGDTYEPIVDVATDIPTMRLTADHREVYDRMGDFLADYVVDNYDSAEAMAEDAEQTLANDLGREIA; this is encoded by the coding sequence ATGTCACGCAGAGGTGACTCCAGCATCTCGCGACGCGAACTCGTGGGTGTGATGGGAGCAAGTGCGACGGCAGCGGCGCTCGCAGGGTGTGTTGGACTCGGAGACAACCCCGGCGAACAGGACGCAAGTGGCGTTCCGACCGACGCGGAGCTGTCCGACAGCCTGCAGATATGGAGCCTGGGGACGCAACCCGACGGTCTCGAGGTGGTCGCCGAACAGTACGTAGAAGAGACCGGCGACGACGTCGACATCCAGGTCGAGGAGCTCGGCTACGGCGAACTCCACGATTCTCAGCAGGCGGCGGTCGCGGCCGGCGACGGCGGTCCCGACGCCGGCGCCTACGAGGGTCGGTGGACGAACCAGCTCATCGGCACGGGCGGGCTGATCGATCTCGAGGACGAACTCGACGAAGAGACCGTAGACGGCATGGTCGACTGGACGTGGGACATGCTCTCGGACGACACCGGCGACGGTCGGTACGGCGTTCCGATCGACATCGCGCCCGTCGTTACCTTCTACAATCGGGAACTCTACGACCAGATCGGTATCTCGCCGGAGGACATCGAGACGTACGACGACGTCATCGAGTACGCAGCCGAACTGCCTGATGACGTGTCCTGGATGGGGATGGGAAGTGGCGTCCTCGAGTGGCGCTGGGAGATGCTGTTACGCCAGCAGGGCGGCGAGGTCTACAACGAGGAGGGAAATCTCATGATCAACACCGAGGAGACTCGCCGGGCAGCCGAACTCATCAAGGAGCTGTACGAGACGGACACGGCGATCGACGAGGAGGAGTTCACCGAACCGTGGGTCACGGGCCTCTCCGGGAACCAGATCGCGACAGTCACCAGTGGCGCGTGGATGGCCGGCGCGCTCATCGGTACGGTTCCCGACATGGAGGGGCAGTGGGGAATCCACCTCCCGCCTGCCGTCACCGAGGGCGGCGGCCGGGCGACGAATCACGGCGGCTCGAACATGGTCATTCCCAACCACAAGGAACCGGAGACCATCGCCCGCGCCTGGGACTTCCTCGACTTCGCGCTGACGAACGAAGAGCAGGTGATGACCATCGCCAAGGAAGCGGGCATCTTCCCGCCGCTCGAGTCCACCTACGACGACGACTGGTGGGAACAGGGACAGGAGTTCTTCGGCGGGGATACGTACGAACCGATCGTCGACGTCGCCACCGACATCCCGACGATGCGGCTGACCGCCGATCACCGCGAGGTGTACGATCGGATGGGCGACTTCCTCGCGGATTACGTCGTCGACAACTACGACTCTGCCGAAGCGATGGCCGAAGACGCCGAACAAACGCTGGCCAACGACCTCGGTCGGGAGATTGCCTGA
- a CDS encoding glycoside hydrolase family 3 N-terminal domain-containing protein, which produces MAQQRVDSLGTRVPDPDAILDELSLEEKVGQLVGTWVGSMGGEDVTVDDAKAMIRDHHLGTVAAFGIGVSWFHDPERVAEVANEVQRTAVEETDHGIPLFIPVDAVHGHAYVDHAAVFPHGLGLAATRRTPLARTGGQITAKEMRATGANVNYAPTGDVARDPRWGRTFETFGESPLLCGAFAAATVRGLESDGDHRVAATIKHFPAYGDPTGGEDTGAVECDPATLHRTFLPPFEAAIDAGASLVMPCYNAVNGEPAHGSAHILTELLRERLGFDGAVVSDWGGVDHLHEDHRVTRDRRDSARRAITAGLDSISIGRAEYAAHVRDLVESGELPESRVDNAVRRILQLKVDLGLFDDPYVEPGAATATVGAPEHRAAALEAARESQTLLKNDGVLPLDSELDEVLVTGPNADSLRNQLGGWSVQQPVADAGTTLLEGVEAAVDERTTVRHERGAGIDEPDDIDTAVDAAADADVAVVALGENWYYHEFGPQQVAGETGSFPTRTQLELPDVQRDLLERIHGTGTPTVLVLITGRPLAVEWAAAEVPSILMSYYPGSEGGTAIAETLFGEHNPSGRLPISVPRSTGHLPSHFDQLAHPTPIGDDEHPDSYDPLFPFGHGLSYTDFEIRDLEAADSSIGPGESVSVSVTVENVGDRAGSRALDVFLRDEVSSRVRPVREHVAFEKVDLDVDESTTVDVTIPNDALAVIDSDGRKTVEPGTFTLFCGDQSTTVDVDSAY; this is translated from the coding sequence ATGGCTCAACAACGAGTCGATAGCTTAGGGACTAGAGTCCCCGATCCGGACGCAATTCTGGACGAACTCTCCCTGGAGGAGAAAGTCGGCCAGCTCGTCGGGACGTGGGTCGGATCGATGGGCGGCGAGGACGTGACGGTCGACGACGCCAAAGCGATGATCCGAGACCACCACCTCGGTACCGTCGCAGCCTTCGGTATCGGCGTCTCGTGGTTTCACGACCCCGAACGCGTCGCTGAGGTGGCAAACGAGGTGCAACGCACCGCCGTTGAGGAGACCGACCACGGGATTCCGCTCTTCATTCCCGTCGACGCGGTTCACGGTCACGCCTACGTCGATCACGCGGCGGTCTTCCCCCACGGGCTCGGCCTGGCCGCGACTCGCCGGACACCGCTCGCACGAACCGGGGGGCAGATCACCGCGAAAGAGATGCGCGCGACCGGCGCGAACGTCAACTACGCTCCGACGGGCGACGTCGCCCGGGATCCCAGGTGGGGGCGAACCTTCGAGACGTTCGGAGAGAGTCCGCTGCTCTGTGGCGCGTTCGCCGCCGCGACCGTCCGCGGCCTCGAGTCAGATGGCGACCACCGCGTGGCCGCGACGATCAAGCACTTCCCGGCGTACGGCGATCCGACCGGCGGCGAGGATACCGGCGCCGTCGAGTGCGATCCAGCGACGCTCCACCGTACGTTTCTGCCGCCGTTCGAAGCCGCGATCGACGCCGGGGCTTCGCTGGTGATGCCGTGTTACAACGCCGTCAACGGCGAGCCTGCTCACGGCTCTGCCCACATATTGACCGAACTCCTGCGAGAACGCCTCGGATTCGACGGCGCCGTCGTCTCCGACTGGGGCGGCGTCGATCACTTACACGAGGACCATCGTGTCACACGCGACCGACGCGACTCCGCGCGGCGGGCGATTACCGCCGGCCTCGACAGCATCTCGATCGGACGTGCCGAGTACGCGGCGCACGTCCGCGACCTCGTCGAGAGCGGCGAACTCCCCGAATCCCGCGTCGACAACGCCGTTCGCCGCATTCTCCAACTCAAGGTCGACCTCGGGCTGTTCGACGACCCCTACGTCGAGCCCGGGGCCGCGACGGCCACCGTCGGTGCACCCGAGCACCGCGCCGCGGCGCTCGAGGCCGCCCGTGAGTCCCAGACCCTGCTCAAAAACGACGGCGTCCTCCCGCTCGATTCCGAGCTCGACGAGGTGCTCGTTACCGGCCCGAACGCTGATTCGCTACGCAACCAGTTGGGCGGCTGGAGCGTCCAGCAGCCGGTGGCCGACGCGGGGACGACCCTGCTCGAGGGCGTCGAAGCCGCGGTCGACGAGCGGACCACCGTTCGACACGAGCGCGGCGCGGGGATCGACGAGCCAGACGATATCGACACCGCCGTCGACGCCGCTGCCGACGCGGACGTCGCCGTCGTGGCTCTCGGTGAGAACTGGTACTACCACGAGTTCGGTCCCCAGCAGGTCGCCGGCGAAACCGGCTCGTTCCCCACCCGAACGCAACTCGAACTCCCGGACGTCCAGCGCGACCTCCTCGAGCGAATCCACGGGACGGGAACGCCGACGGTGCTCGTCTTGATCACCGGCCGGCCGCTCGCGGTCGAGTGGGCAGCCGCGGAGGTTCCGTCGATCCTCATGTCCTACTACCCCGGCAGCGAAGGGGGGACGGCGATCGCGGAAACGTTGTTCGGCGAGCACAATCCGTCGGGACGACTCCCGATCTCGGTCCCGAGGTCGACGGGCCACCTCCCGTCGCATTTCGACCAGCTCGCCCATCCGACGCCGATCGGCGACGACGAACATCCCGATTCGTACGACCCGCTGTTCCCGTTCGGCCACGGACTAAGCTACACCGACTTCGAGATTCGCGACCTCGAGGCGGCTGATTCGTCGATCGGTCCGGGCGAATCGGTCTCCGTCTCGGTCACCGTCGAGAACGTCGGCGACCGCGCCGGTTCTCGAGCGCTCGACGTGTTCCTGCGCGACGAGGTCTCTTCCCGTGTTCGACCCGTCCGAGAGCACGTTGCCTTCGAGAAGGTCGACCTCGACGTCGACGAATCAACGACCGTCGACGTGACGATTCCAAACGACGCACTCGCGGTCATCGATTCCGACGGACGGAAGACGGTCGAACCCGGAACCTTCACCCTCTTCTGTGGCGACCAGTCTACGACTGTCGACGTCGACTCGGCGTACTGA
- a CDS encoding TrmB family transcriptional regulator, with protein sequence MDTDTLRRALEEGGLTEYEVDAYLTLLEVGSSSVVGIAERSSVPAPQIYETIRSLEDHGFVETIDRDKLHARAREPVEIIDQLREKSQMLADAADEVEDRWERPDAQDFRVNVLKRRESLVNNAREAIEDASVSVEVAATPAQLEQLQPALRDADDRGVNTWVTLCGEEPSIDPRDAGVLQVRWRALPGPFIAIVDRRRAFFAPAVHHGEPYGIVINDDILTLVLHWFYLTLIWLPSNRLYVDPNRLPTYASIEGFILDVAPLWHDGATIDVRVLGQQPESGEYTEVRGKLSSITVDGGTVPRRNPTVTELAGYATLVVDSGSRQYTIGGWGAVFEDVEAEIITVEGIAFPDP encoded by the coding sequence ATGGATACCGACACGCTGCGACGGGCGCTCGAGGAAGGTGGGCTCACCGAGTACGAGGTCGACGCCTACCTGACGCTCCTCGAGGTGGGGTCGTCGTCCGTCGTCGGCATCGCGGAACGGTCGTCCGTTCCGGCACCGCAGATCTACGAGACGATCCGCAGCCTGGAGGACCACGGCTTCGTAGAGACGATCGACCGGGACAAACTCCACGCTCGAGCCCGCGAACCCGTCGAGATCATCGACCAGCTTCGCGAGAAGAGCCAGATGCTGGCCGACGCCGCAGACGAGGTCGAGGATCGGTGGGAGCGCCCCGACGCACAGGACTTTCGGGTGAACGTTCTCAAGCGTCGCGAGAGTCTCGTCAACAACGCTCGAGAAGCGATCGAGGACGCGTCCGTGTCGGTAGAAGTGGCTGCCACGCCAGCGCAACTCGAACAGCTCCAGCCAGCGTTGCGGGACGCGGACGATCGCGGCGTCAACACCTGGGTTACACTCTGCGGGGAGGAGCCGTCGATCGACCCGCGGGACGCGGGCGTGTTACAGGTTCGCTGGCGGGCCCTTCCTGGGCCGTTCATCGCCATCGTCGACCGACGGCGGGCGTTCTTCGCGCCGGCAGTCCACCACGGCGAACCCTACGGAATCGTCATCAACGACGACATCCTCACGCTGGTCCTCCACTGGTTCTACTTGACGCTCATCTGGCTGCCGAGCAACCGGCTGTACGTCGATCCGAATCGGCTCCCGACGTATGCGAGTATCGAGGGATTCATTCTCGACGTCGCGCCGTTGTGGCACGACGGTGCGACGATCGATGTGCGGGTGCTCGGCCAGCAGCCGGAATCAGGCGAGTACACCGAAGTCAGAGGTAAACTCTCCTCTATCACCGTCGATGGCGGAACCGTCCCGCGCCGCAATCCGACCGTCACCGAACTCGCCGGCTACGCGACGCTCGTCGTCGATTCCGGGAGCCGACAGTACACGATCGGTGGCTGGGGCGCCGTCTTTGAGGACGTCGAAGCCGAAATCATCACTGTCGAAGGGATCGCGTTCCCTGATCCGTGA
- a CDS encoding DUF6114 domain-containing protein yields the protein MTTETDSRSRWTRFNEWRVQRPFLGAILLCLAGIIITWVPMQILPDIIFIGGEMAGFLSIGAMFGVFVFVTGVFALYRPGSSDVIGVVGIVLSIFSLFGALGGLLVGMFLGILGGNLCLAWQPRDEEAPSEPSTVDRAVGRLRKRTRRVVGTTTARLRNHTDLRSQRGVDE from the coding sequence ATGACCACCGAAACCGACTCCAGGAGCCGATGGACACGGTTCAACGAGTGGCGGGTCCAGCGTCCGTTCCTGGGCGCGATCCTGCTGTGTCTGGCCGGCATCATCATCACCTGGGTTCCGATGCAGATCCTCCCCGACATCATCTTCATCGGCGGGGAGATGGCAGGCTTTCTCTCCATCGGCGCGATGTTCGGCGTGTTCGTCTTCGTGACGGGCGTGTTCGCGCTGTATCGACCCGGGAGCTCCGACGTCATCGGCGTCGTCGGAATCGTCCTGTCGATCTTCTCGCTGTTCGGTGCGCTCGGCGGGTTGCTCGTCGGAATGTTCCTCGGAATCCTCGGCGGAAACCTCTGTCTCGCGTGGCAACCCAGGGATGAAGAGGCGCCGTCGGAGCCGAGCACCGTCGACAGAGCGGTCGGCCGATTGCGCAAGCGCACCCGTCGAGTCGTCGGCACGACGACTGCACGACTGCGCAATCACACCGACCTCCGTTCCCAGCGAGGTGTCGACGAGTGA